The following are encoded together in the Clostridiales bacterium genome:
- a CDS encoding alpha/beta hydrolase translates to MFNKLKPIFVILIATIIVVVTIPFKSVVLQFVSAMLHNRDYILDIGTISPNVKYVTCDPKNKIFLLITVRDFRGNVVPRARVDLNVRDGVGTVSQKHVVTDGNGECIVTYIPPSITDDSVSPLFEGQDLDALVCAKLYKGKKEKQLKFGIRRIPIVYVHGYQENKDIFNSMSNYFEEKGYIGEFFSYDSSQKVENNAKDIAKFLEELKMKYLNEGLKVKSFDVVCHSMGGLVVRYYTCSSLYWEANDINKIVFISTPHKGSPVAQIGISLYDDDGVKDLEPEGELIGEKFPSMFNKGLNNKIETLNMLGQYDEVVAFDAASLDEWGIKTELYNVGENNLTINSLLDGSFISAENHKNILSNMKVFKRIEEFLNRREKTPIYLKQK, encoded by the coding sequence GTGTTTAACAAATTAAAGCCAATATTTGTGATACTGATAGCAACAATTATTGTGGTCGTGACAATACCATTTAAGAGCGTGGTGTTGCAGTTTGTGTCTGCGATGTTACATAATAGAGATTATATTCTAGATATTGGTACCATAAGTCCCAATGTCAAGTATGTTACGTGTGATCCCAAAAACAAAATATTCTTATTGATAACGGTTAGAGATTTTAGAGGGAATGTCGTACCTAGAGCTCGTGTTGATCTAAATGTAAGAGACGGCGTAGGTACAGTATCACAAAAACATGTAGTGACGGATGGTAATGGTGAGTGCATAGTGACATATATTCCTCCTAGTATAACAGATGATAGTGTGTCTCCACTTTTTGAAGGACAGGATTTGGACGCTTTAGTGTGTGCCAAATTATATAAAGGTAAAAAAGAAAAACAACTAAAGTTTGGAATAAGAAGAATACCTATAGTATATGTTCATGGTTATCAAGAAAACAAAGATATATTTAATAGCATGTCTAATTATTTTGAAGAGAAGGGCTATATAGGTGAATTTTTTAGTTATGATTCAAGCCAGAAGGTGGAAAACAATGCAAAGGATATAGCAAAGTTTTTGGAAGAGCTAAAAATGAAATATTTAAATGAGGGCCTTAAAGTTAAGTCATTTGATGTTGTGTGCCACAGCATGGGTGGGTTGGTTGTTAGGTATTATACATGTAGTAGTTTATATTGGGAGGCAAATGATATAAACAAGATTGTATTTATATCGACGCCCCACAAAGGTTCACCTGTTGCACAAATAGGGATTAGTTTATATGATGACGATGGAGTGAAAGATTTAGAACCAGAAGGTGAGTTAATAGGGGAAAAATTTCCGAGTATGTTCAATAAGGGATTAAATAATAAAATAGAGACATTAAACATGCTTGGTCAATATGATGAAGTGGTTGCGTTTGATGCCGCGAGCTTAGATGAGTGGGGTATAAAAACGGAATTGTATAATGTGGGCGAAAACAATCTAACAATAAATAGCTTGTTGGATGGTTCTTTTATATCTGCAGAGAATCATAAAAATATTTTAAGCAATATGAAGGTATTTAAACGTATAGAAGAATTTTTAAATAGAAGAGAGAAAACGCCAATATATCTAAAACAAAAATGA
- a CDS encoding ankyrin repeat domain-containing protein, with protein MKHRVEFSEDKNDDDNGINEKYRKKVRLLMRYCEKGEAENVRKLIKQGINVECRDKRFITPLMVACLNGRTGVVKILIEQKADLDAVNKDGWTPLMIACQYGYKEIVDLLIQNGANIHDTNENRDTPLMIACKSGFVDIVKILLENGANVNAKNVRNCTALMKACGAGSVEIISLLIESGAKINIKDCDGNTAFMRVCNWGFVGIAGKLLKNGAEVNITSRKRNTALMMACCSGSIDIVRMLLKEGADINIGNCEGITALMIACEFNFTEIVLELIKNGADINARDSKGDTALIMACRSGSIDIVRMLLKEGAGINIGNCAGITALMVACEFNFTEIVLELIKNGADTNARDRKGDTALIIACHLGLVDVVRMLIENGADISAKNSRGWTQLMIASQYGYTDIVDVLMEKGALVDVEDGKGCTALGIAVVCNHRDTVIKLLNRGARVDIRGDYDNIITDEDCMGIGTKEKISPLVISVICGYKDILKELISRGANVEVDFEGRPILYEACFGEKEEIAQELLENSNYGIGYEDEIDGSTPLIGACLQKHSELAKELINKGTNIHAQVVNNYVPVGNVFYHACLKGMDEVVMMLLERGVDINYSGAIYDSPLTAACSSTNKGLAVKLIERGATIDPKPLDQALINRIRDVREMEIGDYRGLRYDKFVKSMHTHLVESLNQIEINLIDKRAVSEKIFQLRHELEVLKKFISEANINEEKLSKNFVEEIENQLPDLSYKCIDNLYYNAKLLGKNVNDIYNLSDMGLKKKKIINAWLIFSELEHELDEAKKNYISKELKCRIDYCEDMLSSICVQWVYILKNSGIKINNCITRKINSRDGESSVKEIKQTGVKIDSVNFNKKTSRMVLRKVRVTLNRQIFL; from the coding sequence ATGAAGCATAGGGTTGAATTTTCTGAAGATAAAAATGATGATGATAACGGGATTAATGAGAAATATAGAAAGAAAGTTAGGCTTTTAATGCGTTATTGTGAAAAAGGAGAAGCGGAAAATGTGCGTAAATTAATTAAACAGGGTATTAATGTGGAGTGCAGAGATAAAAGATTTATAACTCCTCTTATGGTGGCATGTTTAAATGGGCGTACTGGAGTAGTTAAGATATTAATAGAGCAAAAGGCAGATCTTGATGCAGTAAATAAAGATGGATGGACTCCTCTAATGATAGCTTGCCAATATGGTTATAAAGAAATTGTTGATTTATTAATACAAAATGGAGCAAATATTCATGACACAAATGAAAATAGGGATACGCCATTGATGATTGCTTGTAAATCTGGTTTTGTTGATATTGTTAAAATATTATTAGAAAATGGAGCTAATGTGAATGCTAAAAATGTAAGAAATTGTACGGCGCTAATGAAGGCTTGTGGCGCGGGATCTGTTGAAATTATTTCCCTGTTAATAGAAAGTGGAGCTAAGATTAATATAAAAGATTGCGATGGAAATACAGCATTTATGAGAGTGTGTAATTGGGGCTTTGTTGGAATTGCAGGAAAGTTGTTAAAAAATGGGGCTGAGGTTAATATAACAAGCCGGAAAAGAAATACAGCATTAATGATGGCATGTTGTTCTGGTTCAATTGATATTGTACGGATGTTATTGAAAGAAGGAGCAGATATTAATATTGGAAACTGTGAAGGTATCACAGCGTTAATGATAGCTTGTGAATTTAATTTTACTGAAATCGTGTTGGAATTAATAAAAAATGGAGCAGACATTAATGCAAGGGATAGTAAAGGAGATACAGCGTTAATAATGGCATGCCGATCTGGATCAATTGATATTGTACGGATGTTATTGAAAGAAGGAGCAGGTATTAATATTGGGAACTGTGCGGGTATTACAGCGTTAATGGTAGCTTGTGAATTTAATTTTACTGAAATTGTGTTGGAATTAATAAAAAATGGAGCAGATACTAATGCAAGGGATAGAAAAGGAGACACAGCGTTAATAATAGCATGTCATTTGGGTTTGGTTGATGTTGTTAGAATGTTGATTGAAAATGGAGCGGATATTAGTGCAAAAAATAGCAGAGGATGGACTCAATTGATGATAGCTTCCCAATATGGGTATACAGATATAGTGGATGTATTAATGGAAAAAGGAGCATTAGTTGACGTAGAAGATGGAAAAGGATGTACAGCGCTTGGTATTGCAGTTGTATGTAATCATAGAGATACAGTTATAAAATTGTTAAATCGTGGAGCAAGAGTGGATATAAGGGGAGATTACGACAATATTATTACAGATGAAGACTGTATGGGAATAGGTACAAAAGAGAAAATTTCTCCGCTTGTAATTAGTGTTATTTGTGGGTATAAAGATATTTTAAAAGAATTGATTAGTAGAGGAGCTAATGTTGAAGTTGATTTTGAAGGACGTCCTATATTGTACGAAGCTTGCTTTGGTGAGAAAGAAGAAATTGCACAAGAATTATTAGAAAATAGCAATTATGGTATTGGGTATGAAGATGAAATTGATGGATCAACGCCGTTAATAGGAGCATGTTTACAAAAACATAGTGAACTTGCTAAGGAGTTAATTAATAAAGGTACCAATATTCATGCGCAAGTTGTAAATAATTATGTACCAGTGGGTAACGTATTTTATCATGCATGTCTAAAAGGGATGGATGAAGTTGTTATGATGTTGTTGGAGAGAGGGGTTGACATTAATTATTCGGGAGCTATATACGATTCTCCGCTTACAGCAGCATGTTCGAGTACTAATAAAGGGCTTGCAGTAAAATTGATTGAAAGAGGTGCTACTATTGATCCTAAACCACTTGATCAAGCACTAATAAATCGCATTAGAGATGTACGTGAAATGGAAATAGGTGATTATAGGGGATTAAGATATGATAAATTTGTTAAATCTATGCATACCCACTTAGTTGAAAGTTTAAATCAAATAGAAATTAATTTGATAGATAAAAGGGCTGTCAGTGAAAAAATTTTTCAATTAAGGCATGAGCTAGAAGTACTAAAAAAATTTATAAGTGAAGCTAATATAAATGAGGAAAAGCTTAGTAAAAATTTTGTAGAAGAAATTGAGAATCAATTACCAGATTTAAGTTACAAATGTATAGATAATTTGTATTATAATGCTAAACTATTAGGGAAAAATGTAAACGATATATATAACCTTTCTGATATGGGATTAAAAAAGAAAAAGATTATAAATGCGTGGTTAATTTTTTCAGAATTAGAACATGAATTAGATGAAGCAAAAAAAAATTATATTTCTAAAGAATTAAAGTGTAGGATAGATTATTGTGAAGATATGTTATCATCAATATGTGTACAATGGGTATACATATTAAAAAATTCGGGAATTAAAATTAATAATTGTATAACAAGAAAGATAAATAGCAGGGATGGTGAGAGCTCAGTGAAAGAAATAAAACAAACAGGAGTAAAAATTGATAGCGTAAATTTTAATAAAAAAACATCAAGAATGGTGTTGCGAAAGGTAAGGGTTACTCTAAATAGACAAATTTTTTTATGA
- a CDS encoding ankyrin repeat domain-containing protein, with translation MVESFLDVCREGNLQFIRRFLETRESIIDIRNKEQKTALMVACERGQVEVVDLLIKHGACVNSICYNLTPLMFAIESNHIDIVKKLIEKGAEINYQNEMGWTPLMYASRCGHSVIIKMLINNGAEVRGGSGYTPLMIAAKYGNIEALDILLDYGVNVDEEDEDGSTPLIEAIKNKNSEIAMLLINNGANINARARSENESFNALGFACSRGLEDVAVELIKRGADINYAGIEYESPLVVACSFGKGRIAIKLIEMGAKLETSLIEIPRPFVNGNLLARQEREEDGGLRKFNRAMWGYVSDRLNKIYLDIMTLSVSFKESETLRFERACRQIFQLKHDLSVIKKFIIDNNIESIDLDKIDEWQRGLINTCCDYLFNNMVKVQVSIERACGVSNKKDIAKFISASIKFSCLQDRLLIAERNAIGKEARERLWEYRNNLSNLGIRLILISRQINDYRSKKRSKEDIRNKNVILNKNKRLILER, from the coding sequence ATGGTTGAAAGTTTCTTGGATGTGTGCAGAGAAGGTAACTTGCAATTTATAAGAAGGTTTTTAGAAACCAGGGAGAGTATTATTGATATTAGGAATAAAGAACAAAAGACAGCGTTAATGGTTGCATGCGAGAGAGGACAAGTAGAAGTTGTTGATTTGCTGATTAAGCATGGTGCTTGTGTAAATTCCATATGTTATAATCTAACGCCTCTCATGTTTGCGATTGAGTCAAATCATATAGATATTGTGAAAAAATTAATAGAAAAAGGTGCAGAGATTAATTATCAGAATGAAATGGGCTGGACTCCTTTGATGTACGCATCTAGATGCGGACATAGTGTCATTATTAAAATGTTAATAAATAACGGGGCTGAGGTTAGAGGAGGAAGTGGTTATACTCCACTAATGATTGCGGCAAAATACGGAAATATTGAAGCTTTGGATATTCTGCTTGATTATGGGGTTAATGTAGATGAAGAAGACGAAGATGGTAGTACTCCACTAATAGAGGCTATTAAAAATAAAAATAGTGAGATCGCAATGTTATTGATTAATAATGGTGCCAATATTAATGCTAGGGCACGTAGCGAAAATGAAAGTTTTAATGCACTAGGATTTGCTTGTAGTAGAGGATTAGAAGATGTTGCAGTAGAGTTAATAAAAAGAGGTGCTGATATTAATTATGCGGGAATAGAGTACGAATCTCCTCTTGTGGTAGCGTGTAGTTTTGGAAAGGGAAGAATTGCAATAAAGTTAATTGAAATGGGTGCCAAGCTAGAAACATCTTTAATAGAGATCCCAAGACCATTTGTGAATGGAAATCTTTTAGCTAGACAAGAAAGAGAAGAAGATGGAGGACTTCGTAAATTTAATAGAGCAATGTGGGGGTACGTATCGGATAGATTAAACAAAATTTACTTAGATATTATGACTCTAAGTGTTTCATTTAAAGAAAGCGAGACTTTGCGATTTGAGAGAGCATGTCGTCAAATTTTTCAATTAAAGCATGACCTTAGCGTAATCAAAAAATTTATCATTGATAACAATATAGAAAGTATAGATTTAGATAAGATAGATGAGTGGCAAAGAGGACTTATAAACACCTGTTGCGACTATTTATTTAACAATATGGTGAAAGTGCAAGTATCTATTGAAAGAGCATGTGGAGTTTCTAATAAAAAAGATATTGCTAAATTTATAAGTGCGAGTATAAAATTTTCGTGTTTACAGGATAGATTGTTAATAGCTGAAAGAAATGCTATTGGAAAAGAGGCAAGGGAGAGATTATGGGAATATAGAAATAATTTGTCAAATTTAGGCATAAGATTAATTCTTATTTCAAGACAGATCAATGATTATAGGTCGAAAAAACGCAGTAAAGAAGATATAAGAAATAAGAATGTGATATTAAATAAAAATAAAAGACTGATATTGGAAAGGTGA